One window of the Pseudomonas knackmussii B13 genome contains the following:
- a CDS encoding RtcB family protein, protein MKANAPTLLEVAGGKPIKLWTQGVPVEDDARKQLMNTARLPFIFKHLAVMPDVHLGKGSTIGSVIPTVGAIIPAAVGVDIGCGMIAARTSLMAADLPDNLHGLRSAIEKAVPHGKTFGRHDQGAWDDVPAHADQAWKSLAKRFKAITDKYPRLEKTNNRNHLGTLGTGNHFIEVCLDEADCVWFMLHSGSRGVGNAIGCLFIELAQADMRQHLANLPDRDLAYFEEGSRHFDDYVEAVGWAQDFARQNRELMMQAVIAAARKVIRKPFEASLEAVNCHHNYVQREQHFGREVLVTRKGAVSAQKGQLGIIPGSMGAKSFIVRGLGNEEAFCSCSHGAGRSMSRTQAKKRFSVEDQVRATAHVECRKDKDVIDEIPMAYKDIDAVMAAQRDLVEVVHTLRQVVCVKG, encoded by the coding sequence ATGAAAGCCAACGCCCCCACCCTGCTCGAAGTCGCCGGCGGCAAGCCGATCAAGCTCTGGACCCAGGGCGTGCCGGTCGAGGACGACGCCCGCAAGCAACTGATGAACACCGCGCGCCTGCCGTTCATCTTCAAGCACCTGGCGGTGATGCCCGACGTGCACCTGGGCAAGGGCTCGACCATCGGCAGCGTGATCCCCACGGTCGGCGCCATCATTCCTGCTGCGGTCGGCGTCGATATCGGCTGCGGCATGATCGCCGCGCGCACCTCGCTGATGGCTGCTGACCTGCCGGACAACCTGCACGGCCTGCGCAGCGCTATCGAGAAGGCCGTCCCCCACGGCAAGACCTTCGGCCGCCACGACCAGGGCGCCTGGGATGACGTGCCCGCCCATGCCGACCAGGCCTGGAAGAGCCTGGCGAAGCGCTTCAAGGCGATCACCGACAAGTACCCACGCCTGGAAAAGACCAACAACCGCAACCACCTCGGCACCCTGGGCACCGGCAACCACTTCATCGAGGTGTGCCTGGACGAGGCCGACTGCGTCTGGTTCATGCTGCACAGCGGCTCGCGCGGGGTCGGCAACGCCATCGGCTGCCTGTTCATCGAGCTGGCCCAGGCCGACATGCGCCAGCACCTGGCCAACCTGCCGGACCGTGACCTGGCCTACTTCGAGGAAGGCAGCCGGCATTTCGACGATTACGTGGAAGCGGTCGGCTGGGCGCAGGACTTCGCGCGGCAGAACCGCGAACTGATGATGCAGGCGGTGATCGCCGCGGCGCGCAAGGTGATCCGCAAGCCCTTCGAGGCCAGCCTGGAAGCGGTGAACTGCCACCACAACTACGTGCAACGCGAGCAGCATTTCGGCCGCGAAGTGCTGGTCACGCGCAAGGGCGCAGTTTCCGCGCAGAAAGGCCAGCTCGGCATCATCCCCGGCTCGATGGGGGCGAAGAGTTTCATCGTTCGCGGCCTGGGCAACGAGGAAGCCTTCTGCTCCTGCAGCCACGGCGCGGGTCGCAGCATGAGCCGCACCCAGGCCAAGAAGCGCTTCAGCGTAGAGGATCAGGTGCGCGCCACCGCGCATGTCGAATGCCGCAAGGACAAGGACGTGATCGACGAGATCCCGATGGCCTACAAGGACATCGATGCGGTGATGGCGGCCCAGCGCGACCTGGTGGAAGTGGTGCACACGCTGCGCCAGGTGGTCTGCGTCAAGGGCTGA
- the ettA gene encoding energy-dependent translational throttle protein EttA, with product MAQYVYTMHRVGKVVPPKREILKNISLSFFPGAKIGVLGLNGAGKSTLLRIMAGVDTEIEGEARPMPGINVGYLPQEPKLDPQATVRDIVEEAVGQIKQAQARLDEVYAAYAEPDADFDALAAEQAKLEAILQASDGHNLERQLEVAADALRLPPWDAKIEHLSGGEKRRVALCRLLLSAPDMLLLDEPTNHLDADSVAWLEHFLHDFPGTVVAITHDRYFLDNVAGWILELDRGQGIPFEGNYSGWLESKANRLAQEAKQEASHAKAMKAELEWVRQGAKARQSKSKARLQRFEEMQSQEFQKRSETNEIYIPAGPRLGDKVIELHNVSKGYGDRVLIDNLSLSIPKGAIVGVIGGNGAGKSTLFRMLTGKEQPDSGTIEIGETVQIASVDQSREILDGSKTVWEQVSDGFEQIKIGNYEVPSRSYVGRFNFKGGDQQKFVKDLSGGERGRLHLALTLKQGGNVLLLDEPSNDLDVETLRALEEALLDFPGAAIVISHDRWFLDRIATHILSYEDDGKVVFFEGNYTEFEADRKKRLGDAASQPHRVRYKKLA from the coding sequence ATGGCTCAATACGTCTATACCATGCACCGGGTCGGCAAGGTCGTGCCGCCCAAGCGTGAAATCCTCAAGAACATTTCCCTGTCGTTCTTCCCCGGCGCCAAGATCGGCGTGCTCGGCCTGAACGGCGCGGGTAAATCCACCCTGCTGCGCATCATGGCCGGCGTCGACACCGAGATCGAAGGCGAAGCCCGTCCGATGCCGGGCATCAACGTCGGTTACCTGCCGCAGGAGCCCAAGCTCGACCCGCAGGCCACCGTGCGCGACATCGTCGAAGAGGCCGTTGGTCAGATCAAGCAGGCTCAGGCACGCCTGGACGAGGTCTACGCCGCCTACGCCGAGCCGGACGCCGACTTCGACGCCCTGGCCGCCGAGCAGGCCAAGCTGGAAGCCATCCTCCAGGCTTCCGATGGCCACAACCTGGAGCGTCAGCTGGAAGTCGCCGCCGACGCCCTGCGTCTGCCGCCGTGGGACGCCAAGATCGAGCACCTCTCCGGTGGTGAGAAGCGCCGCGTGGCGCTGTGCCGCCTGCTGCTGTCCGCCCCGGACATGCTGCTGCTGGACGAGCCGACCAACCACCTGGACGCCGACTCGGTAGCCTGGCTGGAGCACTTCCTGCACGACTTCCCGGGCACCGTGGTGGCGATCACCCACGACCGCTACTTCCTCGACAACGTCGCCGGCTGGATCCTCGAGCTGGACCGTGGCCAGGGCATCCCGTTCGAAGGCAACTACTCCGGCTGGCTGGAATCCAAGGCCAACCGCCTGGCCCAGGAAGCCAAGCAGGAGGCCTCCCACGCCAAGGCCATGAAGGCCGAACTGGAGTGGGTGCGCCAGGGCGCCAAGGCTCGCCAGTCCAAGTCCAAGGCCCGTCTGCAACGCTTCGAGGAAATGCAATCGCAGGAATTCCAGAAGCGCAGCGAGACCAACGAGATCTACATCCCGGCCGGTCCGCGCCTGGGCGACAAGGTCATCGAGCTGCACAACGTCAGCAAGGGCTACGGCGATCGCGTCCTGATCGACAATCTGTCGCTGAGCATTCCGAAGGGCGCCATCGTCGGCGTGATCGGCGGCAACGGCGCGGGTAAATCGACCCTGTTCCGCATGCTGACCGGCAAGGAACAACCGGACTCGGGCACCATCGAGATCGGCGAAACCGTGCAGATCGCCAGCGTCGACCAGAGCCGCGAGATCCTCGACGGCAGCAAGACCGTGTGGGAGCAGGTTTCCGACGGCTTCGAGCAGATCAAGATCGGCAACTACGAAGTTCCGTCGCGCAGCTACGTCGGCCGCTTCAACTTCAAGGGCGGCGACCAGCAGAAGTTCGTCAAGGACCTCTCCGGTGGTGAGCGCGGCCGTCTGCACCTGGCCCTGACCTTGAAGCAGGGCGGCAACGTCCTGCTGCTCGACGAACCGTCCAACGACCTCGACGTGGAAACCCTGCGTGCGCTGGAAGAAGCGCTGCTGGACTTCCCCGGCGCCGCCATCGTGATTTCCCACGATCGCTGGTTCCTGGACCGTATCGCCACCCACATCCTCTCCTACGAGGACGACGGCAAGGTGGTCTTCTTCGAAGGCAACTACACCGAGTTCGAAGCCGATCGCAAGAAGCGCCTGGGCGACGCTGCCTCGCAGCCGCACCGTGTGCGCTACAAGAAGCTGGCGTAA
- a CDS encoding EAL domain-containing protein — MMLGLLIWQLRQEYLGQQRYERERATVYSQELARQLSLTLELKALAARTLASQRLRQGEEPVLLLDDLKHIFPALSSLAWLNADGRIERDTAPTSADDAFIAGLLKRSAGQAYHYAYNETGDRFYVLLRPWSDTDGPLAILRMDANVARQQWVGKMPPGAQPWVLEDRAGHRLLARSPATPQAPGADTGTSEVALDGLLVANSDWRIRPLFEDLHAGRSLLPRLAGELALLLLLAGIAAYALFRLQREQQSLRALTADSQSRLRQAAQALAAIEERVLVERPDGRLAYLNPQAEQLLGVRVADAGRHHLMTLLPQLKQAQQPEHIELEHDGQRRLFAVSRHALDDTQLPGELAWVLRGNLSQGGQVWVLRDVTEEQRSLQVLEETRRRYQDIFQDVGVALCVLDLSGLRRYLDERALRTPEELDAWLAQSEERWPQLLRQIRITEINDIAKRLLGVQDTKQAWQQMIGSSARRADSVRAKLINATLTGGALVEQEVSLRSRSGDPQHFWLQVRMPERQEDFGAITLSLSDIGSLKQVELSLVEREKFWSDAVRAVPDTLYIHDITARRVIFSNHHLGSQLGYSEAELAQMGERFWECLLHPDDVEYYWRVRNLQQVIGDSLLLDSQLRWRHRDGTWHWFDIREQAFSRDESGRVARLIGVAKDITASVEANNSLLESSRRYQMLAESISDVILTTDAHLRVDYISPSIQQTFGYNPEALLGSGFQQIATNPAQMARINDLLERVEDATGKPERLAALRESSSVHLFTLDCLRADGRKIPVELRIALMWDEGGRFVGLLGVARDISQQRRAEREMRMAATVFEHSTAAIMVTDPAGYIVQVNDSFSRLTGYSAAEVLDQQPRMLTADQQEANQLKHVLDSLQLSGSWEGEILQKRKSGELYPSWVGITAVQDEEGDLVSFVCFFSDISERKASERRIHRLAYYDALTHLPNRTLFQDRLHTALMQAERHQQWVVLMFLDLDRFKPINDSLGHAAGDRMLKEVAERLNQCVSDSDTVARMGGDEFTLLLPALGNREIALKRAIQVAEQILASLARPFTLEGREFFVTASIGVALSPQDGAELSQLMKNADTAMYHAKEMGKNNFQFYQAEMNARALERLELESDLRRAIELNEFVLHYQPQFTGDGRRLTGAEALLRWQHPRRGLIPPAEFVPVLEELGLIAQVGDWLLAEACRQLKRWHRDKVRVPKVSVNLSARQFADGQLGTRIAGILMETGIPPACLELELTESILMSDVSEAMHILFGLKRLGLAIAVDDFGTGYSSLNYLKQFPIDVLKIDRSFVDGLPHGEQDAMIARAIIAMAHSLNLMVIAEGVETQAQLDFLREHGCDEVQGFLFGRPMTAEQFAALFSSNTLFLLG; from the coding sequence ATGATGCTCGGCCTGCTGATCTGGCAGCTGCGCCAGGAGTACCTCGGGCAGCAACGCTATGAGCGCGAGCGCGCCACCGTCTACAGCCAGGAACTGGCCCGCCAACTCTCGCTGACCCTCGAGCTCAAGGCCCTGGCCGCGCGTACCCTCGCCAGCCAGCGGTTGCGCCAGGGCGAAGAGCCGGTGCTGCTGCTCGACGACCTGAAGCACATCTTCCCGGCGTTGAGCAGTTTGGCCTGGCTGAACGCCGACGGACGGATCGAGCGTGACACCGCCCCCACCTCCGCGGATGACGCCTTCATCGCCGGTCTGCTGAAGCGTAGCGCCGGTCAGGCCTATCACTACGCCTACAACGAAACTGGCGACCGCTTCTATGTGCTCCTGCGCCCCTGGAGCGATACCGACGGCCCGCTTGCGATATTGCGCATGGACGCCAACGTGGCTCGCCAGCAGTGGGTCGGCAAGATGCCGCCAGGCGCGCAGCCGTGGGTGCTGGAAGATCGCGCGGGCCACCGCTTGCTGGCCCGTTCGCCCGCCACGCCGCAAGCACCGGGCGCCGACACTGGCACAAGCGAAGTCGCCCTGGACGGACTGTTGGTAGCCAACAGCGACTGGCGGATACGCCCGCTGTTCGAGGACCTGCACGCCGGGCGCTCGCTGCTGCCGCGCCTGGCTGGCGAACTGGCCCTGCTCCTGCTGCTGGCCGGTATCGCCGCCTACGCCCTGTTCCGCCTGCAGCGCGAACAGCAGAGCCTGCGCGCGCTCACGGCCGACTCCCAGTCGCGCCTGCGTCAAGCCGCCCAGGCCCTGGCCGCGATCGAGGAAAGGGTGTTGGTGGAGCGCCCCGATGGCCGCCTGGCCTACCTCAACCCGCAAGCCGAACAACTGCTCGGCGTCCGCGTCGCCGACGCCGGACGCCATCACCTGATGACGCTGTTACCACAGCTCAAGCAGGCGCAGCAGCCCGAACATATCGAACTCGAACACGACGGCCAGCGCCGCCTGTTCGCCGTCAGCCGCCACGCCCTGGACGACACCCAGTTGCCGGGCGAGCTGGCCTGGGTGCTGCGCGGCAACCTGTCCCAGGGCGGGCAGGTCTGGGTTCTGCGCGACGTCACCGAGGAGCAGCGCTCGCTGCAGGTGCTGGAAGAAACCCGGCGGCGCTACCAGGACATCTTCCAGGATGTCGGCGTGGCCCTCTGCGTGCTCGACCTGTCCGGGCTGCGGCGTTACCTGGACGAACGCGCGCTGCGGACTCCGGAAGAACTCGACGCCTGGCTGGCCCAGAGCGAAGAGCGATGGCCGCAGCTGTTGCGGCAGATCCGCATCACCGAGATCAACGACATCGCCAAGCGCCTGCTCGGCGTGCAGGACACCAAGCAGGCCTGGCAGCAGATGATCGGCTCCAGCGCGCGGCGCGCGGACAGCGTGCGCGCCAAGCTGATCAACGCGACCCTGACCGGAGGCGCCCTGGTCGAACAGGAAGTCAGCCTGCGCAGCCGCAGCGGAGACCCCCAGCACTTCTGGCTGCAGGTGCGCATGCCCGAGCGCCAGGAAGACTTCGGCGCCATCACCCTCAGCCTGTCCGACATCGGCAGCCTCAAGCAGGTCGAGCTGTCGCTGGTGGAGCGCGAGAAGTTCTGGTCCGACGCCGTGCGCGCGGTGCCCGACACCCTGTACATCCACGACATCACCGCGCGCCGCGTGATCTTCAGCAACCACCACCTGGGCAGCCAGCTCGGCTACAGCGAGGCCGAGCTCGCCCAGATGGGCGAACGGTTCTGGGAATGCCTGTTGCACCCGGACGACGTCGAGTACTACTGGCGCGTACGCAACCTGCAGCAGGTGATCGGCGACAGCCTGCTGCTCGACAGCCAGTTGCGCTGGCGGCACCGCGACGGCACCTGGCACTGGTTCGACATCCGCGAGCAAGCCTTCAGCCGCGACGAGTCCGGCCGCGTGGCGCGCCTGATCGGCGTGGCCAAGGACATCACCGCCTCGGTCGAGGCGAACAACTCGTTGCTCGAAAGCAGTCGCCGCTACCAGATGCTCGCGGAAAGCATCAGCGACGTGATCCTCACCACCGACGCCCATTTGCGCGTCGACTACATCAGCCCGTCCATCCAGCAGACCTTCGGCTACAACCCCGAAGCGCTGCTCGGCAGCGGCTTCCAGCAGATCGCCACCAACCCGGCGCAGATGGCCCGGATCAACGACCTGCTGGAGCGCGTCGAGGACGCGACCGGCAAGCCCGAGCGCCTCGCCGCCCTGCGCGAGTCCAGCTCGGTGCACCTGTTCACCCTGGACTGCCTGCGTGCCGACGGCCGCAAGATTCCGGTGGAGCTGCGCATCGCCCTGATGTGGGACGAAGGCGGGCGCTTCGTCGGCCTGCTCGGCGTGGCCCGCGACATCAGCCAGCAGCGCCGCGCCGAGCGCGAGATGCGCATGGCCGCCACGGTATTCGAGCACTCCACGGCGGCGATCATGGTCACCGACCCGGCCGGCTACATCGTCCAGGTCAACGACTCCTTCTCGCGCCTGACCGGCTACTCCGCCGCCGAAGTGCTGGACCAGCAGCCGCGCATGCTCACTGCCGACCAGCAGGAAGCCAACCAGCTCAAGCACGTGCTCGACAGCCTGCAACTGAGCGGCAGCTGGGAAGGCGAGATCCTGCAGAAGCGCAAGAGCGGCGAGCTCTATCCCTCCTGGGTCGGCATCACCGCGGTGCAGGACGAGGAAGGCGACCTGGTCAGCTTCGTCTGCTTCTTCAGCGACATCAGCGAGCGCAAGGCGAGCGAAAGGCGCATCCACCGCCTGGCCTACTACGACGCCCTCACCCACCTGCCCAACCGCACGCTGTTCCAGGACCGCCTGCACACCGCGCTGATGCAGGCCGAACGGCACCAGCAGTGGGTCGTGCTGATGTTCCTCGACCTCGACCGCTTCAAGCCGATCAACGACTCCCTGGGCCACGCCGCCGGCGACCGCATGCTCAAGGAAGTCGCCGAGCGCCTGAACCAGTGCGTCAGCGATTCCGATACCGTGGCGCGCATGGGCGGCGACGAGTTCACCCTGCTGCTGCCGGCGCTCGGCAACCGCGAGATCGCGCTCAAGCGCGCCATCCAGGTCGCCGAGCAGATCCTCGCCAGCCTCGCCCGCCCCTTCACCCTCGAAGGCCGCGAGTTCTTCGTCACCGCCAGCATCGGCGTGGCGCTCTCGCCGCAGGACGGCGCCGAGCTGAGCCAGCTGATGAAGAACGCCGACACGGCGATGTACCACGCCAAGGAAATGGGCAAGAACAACTTCCAGTTCTACCAGGCGGAAATGAACGCCCGCGCCCTCGAGCGCCTGGAGCTGGAAAGCGACCTGCGCCGCGCCATCGAGCTGAACGAGTTCGTCCTGCACTACCAGCCGCAGTTTACCGGCGACGGCCGCCGCCTGACCGGCGCCGAGGCCCTGCTGCGCTGGCAGCACCCGCGCCGCGGGCTGATTCCGCCAGCCGAGTTCGTCCCGGTACTGGAAGAGCTTGGCCTGATCGCCCAGGTCGGCGACTGGCTGCTCGCCGAAGCCTGCCGCCAGCTCAAGCGCTGGCATCGCGACAAGGTGCGGGTGCCCAAGGTCTCGGTGAACCTGTCGGCCCGGCAGTTCGCCGACGGCCAACTCGGCACGCGCATCGCCGGCATCCTGATGGAAACCGGCATCCCGCCGGCCTGCCTGGAGCTGGAGCTGACCGAAAGCATCCTGATGAGCGACGTGTCCGAGGCCATGCACATCCTCTTCGGCCTCAAGCGCCTGGGCCTGGCGATTGCGGTGGACGACTTCGGCACCGGCTACTCGTCGCTGAACTACCTCAAGCAGTTCCCCATCGACGTGCTGAAGATCGACCGCAGCTTCGTCGACGGCCTGCCCCACGGCGAGCAGGACGCGATGATCGCCCGCGCCATCATCGCCATGGCCCACAGCCTGAACCTGATGGTGATCGCCGAGGGCGTGGAAACCCAGGCACAGCTCGACTTCCTGCGCGAGCACGGCTGCGACGAGGTACAGGGCTTCCTGTTCGGCCGGCCGATGACCGCCGAGCAGTTCGCCGCGCTCTTCTCCAGCAATACGCTGTTCCTGCTCGGCTGA
- the glyA gene encoding serine hydroxymethyltransferase, with translation MFSRDLTLARYDAELFAAMEQEAQRQEEHIELIASENYTSPAVMEAQGSVLTNKYAEGYPGKRYYGGCEYVDVVEQLAIDRAKQLFGADYANVQPHSGSQANSAVYMALLNAGDTVLGMSLAHGGHLTHGASVSFSGKIYNAVQYGIDSNGLIDYDEVERLAVEHKPKMIIAGFSAYSQVLDFPRFRAIADKVGAYLFVDMAHVAGLVAAGLYPNPVPFADVVTTTTHKTLRGPRGGLIIARKNEELEKKLNSAVFPGGQGGPLEHVIAAKAVCFKEALQPEFKEYQAQVIKNAQTMAQVFIENGYDVVSGGTQNHLFLLSLIKQDITGKDADAALGRAFITVNKNSVPNDPRSPFVTSGLRIGTPAVTTRGFKEGECRQLAGWICEILANLGDEAVEGRVREQVKALCAKFPVYGN, from the coding sequence ATGTTCAGCCGTGATTTGACCCTCGCCCGCTACGATGCCGAACTCTTCGCCGCGATGGAGCAAGAAGCCCAGCGCCAGGAAGAGCACATCGAGCTCATCGCCTCCGAGAACTACACCAGCCCGGCGGTGATGGAAGCCCAGGGTTCGGTGCTGACCAACAAGTACGCCGAAGGCTATCCGGGCAAGCGCTACTACGGTGGTTGCGAATACGTCGACGTCGTCGAGCAACTGGCCATCGACCGCGCCAAGCAACTGTTCGGCGCCGACTACGCCAACGTCCAACCGCACTCCGGCTCCCAGGCCAACAGCGCCGTCTACATGGCCCTGCTGAACGCCGGCGACACCGTGCTGGGCATGAGCCTGGCCCACGGCGGCCACCTGACCCACGGCGCCAGCGTCAGCTTCTCCGGCAAGATCTACAACGCCGTGCAGTACGGCATCGACAGCAACGGCCTGATCGACTACGACGAAGTCGAGCGCCTGGCCGTCGAGCACAAGCCGAAGATGATCATCGCCGGCTTCTCCGCCTACTCGCAGGTCCTCGACTTCCCGCGCTTCCGCGCCATCGCCGACAAGGTAGGCGCCTACCTGTTCGTCGACATGGCCCACGTGGCCGGTCTGGTCGCTGCCGGCCTGTACCCGAACCCGGTTCCGTTCGCCGACGTCGTCACCACCACCACCCACAAGACCCTGCGCGGCCCGCGCGGCGGCCTGATCATCGCTCGCAAGAACGAAGAGCTGGAGAAGAAGCTGAACTCCGCCGTCTTCCCGGGTGGCCAGGGTGGCCCGCTGGAGCACGTGATCGCCGCCAAGGCCGTGTGCTTCAAGGAAGCCCTGCAGCCCGAGTTCAAGGAATACCAGGCGCAGGTCATCAAGAACGCCCAGACCATGGCCCAGGTGTTCATCGAGAACGGCTACGACGTGGTTTCCGGCGGTACCCAGAACCACCTGTTCCTGCTGTCCCTGATCAAGCAGGACATCACCGGTAAAGACGCCGACGCCGCCCTGGGTCGCGCCTTCATCACCGTGAACAAGAACAGCGTGCCGAACGACCCGCGTTCCCCGTTCGTCACTTCCGGCCTGCGCATCGGCACCCCGGCCGTAACTACCCGCGGCTTCAAGGAAGGCGAGTGCCGCCAGCTGGCCGGCTGGATCTGCGAGATCCTCGCCAACCTGGGCGACGAGGCCGTCGAAGGCCGCGTACGCGAGCAGGTCAAGGCCCTCTGCGCCAAGTTCCCGGTATACGGCAACTAA
- a CDS encoding NCS2 family permease: protein MLEKLFQLKAHNTNVRTEILAGITTFLTMAYILFVNPSILGETGMDKGAVFVATCLAAAIGSAIMGMIANYPIALAPGMGLNAFFTYTVVLHMGHTWQVALGAVFLSACMFFVISIFRIREWIINSIPLALRSAIAAGIGLFLALISLKEAGIVVANPATLVGMGDLAKPEPLLAILGFILIVALEARRVTGAVMIGILAVTFAAIALGVSKFGGVVSMPPSLAPTFLQLDIKGALDIGLTSVIFAFLFVDLFDNSGTLIGVAKRAGLMGPDGHMPKMGRALIADSTAAMFGSLLGTSTTTSYIESAAGVSAGGRTGLTAIVVAVLFLLALFFAPLAGNVPAFATAPALFFVAVLMASGLAEIDWDDLTVAAPVVVTALAMPLTFSIANGIAFGFITWTACKLLSGRWRELNWALVILSVLFVIKLGWYNA, encoded by the coding sequence ATGCTCGAAAAGCTGTTCCAACTCAAGGCGCACAACACCAACGTACGCACCGAGATCCTGGCCGGGATCACCACCTTCCTGACCATGGCCTACATCCTCTTCGTCAACCCGAGCATCCTCGGCGAGACCGGCATGGATAAGGGCGCGGTGTTCGTCGCCACCTGCCTGGCCGCGGCCATCGGCTCGGCGATCATGGGGATGATCGCCAACTACCCGATCGCCCTGGCGCCCGGCATGGGCCTGAACGCCTTCTTCACCTACACCGTGGTGCTGCACATGGGCCACACCTGGCAGGTAGCGCTCGGCGCGGTGTTCCTCTCGGCGTGCATGTTCTTCGTCATTTCGATCTTCCGCATCCGCGAATGGATCATCAACAGCATCCCGCTCGCGCTGCGCTCGGCGATTGCCGCCGGTATCGGCCTGTTCCTCGCGCTGATCTCGCTGAAGGAAGCCGGCATCGTCGTCGCCAATCCGGCCACACTGGTCGGCATGGGTGACCTGGCCAAGCCCGAACCGCTGCTGGCGATCCTCGGCTTCATCCTGATCGTCGCCCTGGAAGCCCGCCGCGTAACCGGCGCGGTGATGATCGGCATCCTCGCCGTGACCTTCGCCGCCATCGCCCTGGGCGTGTCCAAGTTCGGCGGCGTGGTGTCGATGCCGCCGTCGCTGGCGCCGACCTTCCTGCAGCTGGACATCAAGGGCGCCCTGGACATCGGCCTGACCAGCGTGATCTTCGCCTTCCTCTTCGTCGACCTGTTCGACAACTCCGGCACCCTGATCGGCGTGGCCAAGCGCGCCGGCCTGATGGGCCCGGACGGGCACATGCCGAAGATGGGCCGTGCACTGATCGCCGACAGCACCGCCGCCATGTTCGGCTCGCTGCTGGGCACCTCCACCACCACCAGCTACATCGAGTCGGCGGCGGGCGTTTCCGCCGGCGGCCGCACCGGTCTGACCGCCATAGTGGTCGCCGTGCTGTTCCTCCTGGCGCTGTTCTTCGCCCCGCTGGCGGGCAACGTGCCGGCCTTCGCCACTGCGCCTGCGCTGTTCTTCGTCGCCGTGCTGATGGCCTCGGGCCTGGCCGAGATCGACTGGGACGACCTGACCGTCGCCGCACCGGTAGTTGTCACCGCGCTGGCCATGCCGCTGACCTTCTCCATCGCCAACGGCATCGCCTTCGGCTTCATCACCTGGACCGCCTGCAAGCTGCTGTCCGGCCGCTGGCGCGAGCTGAACTGGGCGCTGGTGATCCTGTCGGTGCTGTTCGTCATCAAGCTGGGCTGGTACAACGCCTAA
- the trmA gene encoding tRNA (uridine(54)-C5)-methyltransferase TrmA, translated as MSSPRFNPAAYDTQLADKAARLRELLAPFAAPEPEVFDSPREHYRLRAEFRLWREGEQRHYAMFEQGDKHTPILIEDFPIASLRINELMPRLKAAWAEPALGHKLFQVEFLTTLAGDALITLCYHRPVDAAWEAAAQKLAAELGVSLVGRSRGKRVVVGRDYVNEELTVAGRTFRYRQPEGAFTQPNGEVCRKMLNWAFDALGERQDDLLELYCGNGNFTLPLATRVRKVLATEISKTSVNAALANLADNAVDNVTLVRLSAEELTQALNEVRPFRRLADVDLKSYDFGSVFVDPPRAGMDPDTCELTRRFERILYISCNPETLAQNIAQLHDTHKVTRSALFDQFPYTHHMEAGVLLERR; from the coding sequence ATGAGCAGCCCCCGCTTCAACCCTGCCGCCTACGACACCCAACTGGCCGACAAGGCCGCGCGCCTGCGCGAGCTGCTGGCGCCCTTCGCCGCGCCCGAGCCGGAAGTGTTCGATTCGCCACGCGAGCACTACCGCCTGCGCGCCGAGTTCCGTCTGTGGCGCGAGGGCGAACAGCGTCACTACGCGATGTTCGAGCAGGGCGACAAGCACACGCCGATCCTGATCGAGGACTTCCCCATCGCCAGCCTGCGCATCAATGAACTGATGCCGCGCCTCAAGGCGGCCTGGGCAGAGCCGGCGCTGGGCCACAAGCTGTTCCAGGTGGAATTCCTCACCACCCTGGCGGGCGACGCGCTCATCACCCTCTGCTACCACCGTCCGGTGGATGCCGCCTGGGAAGCCGCCGCGCAGAAACTCGCCGCCGAACTGGGCGTGAGCCTCGTCGGCCGTTCGCGCGGCAAGCGTGTCGTGGTCGGGCGCGATTACGTGAACGAAGAACTGACCGTCGCCGGTCGCACCTTCCGCTACCGCCAGCCGGAGGGCGCCTTCACCCAGCCCAACGGCGAGGTCTGCCGGAAGATGCTGAACTGGGCCTTCGACGCCCTGGGCGAGCGCCAGGACGACTTGCTGGAGCTGTACTGCGGCAACGGCAACTTCACCCTGCCGCTGGCCACCCGCGTGCGCAAGGTGCTGGCCACCGAGATCAGCAAGACCTCGGTGAACGCCGCCCTCGCCAACCTGGCCGACAACGCTGTGGATAACGTGACCCTGGTGCGCCTCTCCGCCGAGGAGCTGACCCAGGCGCTCAACGAGGTGCGCCCGTTCCGCCGCCTGGCCGACGTCGACCTGAAGTCCTACGACTTCGGCAGCGTGTTCGTCGACCCGCCGCGCGCCGGCATGGACCCGGACACCTGCGAGCTGACCCGGCGCTTCGAGCGCATCCTTTATATCTCCTGCAACCCGGAAACCCTGGCGCAGAACATCGCCCAGCTGCACGACACCCACAAGGTCACCCGCAGCGCGCTGTTCGACCAGTTCCCCTACACCCACCACATGGAAGCGGGCGTCCTGCTGGAGCGTCGCTGA